A segment of the Corynebacterium resistens DSM 45100 genome:
ATTGCACTGGCTACGGATACCACCGTTCTCGCGCAGAACGATTCCACAGCAGTGGGCAGCCTCGGCGCTGATTCCGATGCACCTCAGATCCTGGAGGTTGCACAGGACAAGCAAATCTCTGGCCTGAGCAGTCAGCTGGACTCCGCACTGCGCTACACGCAGCAGCGCATGGCTGCGGACGCAGCCGCTCGCGCACCAAAGGTCGCGAAGCCTGCGGAAGGATCCCTCACTTCTCCTTTCGGTCCTCGTTGGGGCACGATGCACAACGGCGTGGACATTGCGAACGCCATCGGCACCCCGATCCTCGCAGTTGAGGATGGCACCGTGATCGATTCCGGCCCAGCTTCCGGTTTCGGTAACTGGATTCGCATCAAGCACGAAGACGGCACCATCACCGTTTACGGCCACATGTCCACCTTGGACGTCAAGGTTGGCGAAACCGTCAAGGCCGGTCAGAAGATCGCCGGCATGGGCAGCGAAGGCTTCTCCACTGGTTCCCACCTGCACTTCGAGGTTCACCCTAACGGCGGTGGCCCAATTGATCCACAGCCTTGGTTGGCTCAGCGCGGCATCAACCTCTAAAGCTTCAGCTACTCGTTAGGTACCCGATTGGGTACACAAAGGGCGGCCACACTGCACGATTGCGGTGTGACCGCCCTTTCGCGAACAGGTATCAGAGCTTTTCCATGGGCTATCAGAGCTTTTCCATGGGCACCCCGCCGAACAGCATCAACCGCACAGTGCCAGAACTACCGAAGTCAATCATGACTGTGGTCCTCGGGCCCGATCCATCCACGCTTTTGACAGTTCCCAAACCGTATTTGTCGTGATTCACTTTGTCGCCGACTTCAAGGTGCAGATCTGCGTTATTTTTGTTTCGCACCGGGGCGGTTGGACGACGTCGCCCTGAAAGCCGCCCCGATTGCTTAGCTGAATGCGAAGTCGCGGAGTAGCTGGACGACGACCCCGAAGCATTCCAACTCGATGAAGTTCCCTTGCCCCCACTCCAGCTGGAGCTACTGCCCGAACTCCATCCACCACCACTCCAGTCGGTACTTCCATTCCAGGCAGAACTCGAACCTCCCCAGCTCGGTTCTTCCCGGATCCATTCCACCAACTCATCCGGAACTTCGCTCAAGAAGCGAGAAGGCGGGTTGTTGACAGGCTGCCCCCAACCACTGCGGGTGATGGCTCTCGAAAGGAATAGTCTCTGCTTAGCGCGGGTAATCCCCACGTACGCCAAGCGGCGTTCTTCGTTCAACTCGCGCGGGTCCCCCAAAGCCCGCATGTGGGGGAATTGCCCGTCTTCCCATCCGGTGAGAAACACCACGGGGAACTCCAATCCCTTAGCCGTGTGCAAGGTCATCAACGTGACCATATTTTGCTGGTCAACGGGAATCTGATCAGCATCGGCGACGAGGCTAACGCGCTCCAAGAATGCCTGAATACTCCCCACTGGGGCTTCACCTTCAGCAAGTTGCTGTTCGGCCTCCGACCATTCGATATATGCGCGCTGATTGGCAGCTTCTTGAGAAAACTCGTGCCCCACGCTGATCAGCTCGTTGAGGTTATCCAATCGCGTACCGTCCTGTGGGTCGTTGGATTTCTCCAGTTCCGCTTTGTACCCCGTCATATCCAGCACAGTGCCCACGATGCGGCCAAGATCGCGTACATCCAGCCCGCTACCATCACTAGCTTTTAGTTCCGACGCCTCGGCCTCCGCACGCAAAGCCTCCATCAACTCCAAGAACCCCGCAATCGCGTTCTTACCCCTGCCGGATAACAAGGGCACGCGGCCCTGGGCGGCGTCGACCAAAGCATCAGCAAAGCCTATTCCCTGAGCCTCTGTATGAACGGTAACCTGTGCAATGGCCCGGTCACCGATTCCACGACGCGGAGTGTTGATGATACGGCGAAGCGCTACCGTGTCATTCGGGTTATCGATGACCTTGAGGTAGGCAACGATGTCCCGGATCTCTCGACGTTCGTAGAAGCGTGTGCCGCCTACGACCTTGTACGGCAGTCCTGAACGCACGAGCACATCTTCAATCGCGCGCGATGCACTGTTGGTGCGGTACATCACCGCAATATCGCTGTAGCTGTAACCGTGGTTATCTACGAGGTCATCGATTTGTTCGACGACGAAATTCGCTTCATCGTGTTCGTTATCGGCAACATAACCACCGATCCGCTCACCATCGCCCAAATCGGTCCACAACTTCTTCTCACGGCGCCCCTGATTGCGTTCGATTACGCGGTTCGCCGCCGTAAGAATTGTCTGTGTAGAGCGATAGTTCTGTTCCAAGAGGATGGTGGTGGCATTCGGGTAATCACGCTCGAATTCCTCAATATTGCGGATAGTCGCGCCACGGAAAGCGTAGATCGACTGGTCGGCATCACCCACCACGCACAATTCGCCGGCTTCCTCGCCTGTGCCAACCAACGTGGAAACCAACACGTATTGCGCATGGTTCGTGTCTTGATACTCGTCAACCAACACGTGACGGAACCGTCGGCGGTAGTGCTCCGTCACAGCTGGGTTACTGCGCAGGATCCCCACAACCTCCCCAATGAGGTCATCGAAATCTACTGCATTAGCTGCCCGTAACCGGCGCTGGTAGGTCGCGTACAACGTGGCGATATTGATGGTGTGCGGATTCGAATCCGCTTGAGCCTCAGCCAACGCGGCCTCCGGCCCCACCAGCTCGTTCTTCCAATTCGAAATCACCGAAAGCACAGAGCGAGGTGCGAATTCCTTCAAATCCATGCCCGCATCCTTGATCACCATCGTGATGAGGCGCTTGGAATCATCCGAATCATAAATCGTGAAGTTAGTGTTCAAACCCGGAACCAGGTTCGCATTCGCACGCAAGATACGAACACACATTGAGTGGAAAGTGGAAACCCACATCTTCTCTGCCTGCGGCCCCACCAGATCAACCACGCGCTCACGCATTTCGCCGGCAGCCTTATTGGTGAACGTGATCGCCAGCACTTGCCACGGCGCCACACCTGTTTGCAAAAGGTGCGCAATACGCCTTGTCAGCACGCTTGTCTTTCCTGACCCCGCGCCCGCGACAATGAGCAGCGGACCGCCCCGGTGCAGCACAGCTTCTTCTTGTTGCGGATTCAGGCCTTCCAGCAGATTCTTCGACGCCCCGCGCGCCGGCTGTTCTGGTGCCTGCCGTGGCACGAAAGGGGACTCGGCCGGGGTGGCGCCGCCAAAAGGAGAATCCACAGGCTCCCCACTTCCCCATGGGTTGGCTGGGTCCAGCGGGTTGTGGTTCATTATCGCGACACCTTCCTTATCATCTGGCGAGGTTCTACAAATCCATCTTTTGGGGCCTACCTCTAGGGCACGGGACGTACAATAGTCGCCATGACCGACAACGAGTTCCGCGTTCGAATGCCTTCGGGAACTGATGACCCCTTATCCGACTCAGAGATCCAATCCTACCGTGATGAAATCAACCGTCTGGATGCACTCATCATCGATTCCATCAAGCGGCGTAGTGAGGTCTCCCAAGCGATAGGCAAAACACGTCTAGGCTCGGGCGGAACCAAGCTGGTGTATACGCGGGAGGTAGCAATAATCAATCAATTCCGCGAGGAATTTGGCCGGGAGGGCGTAGAAATCGCCAAGGCTCTATTGCAGCTTGGGCGTGGGCGCCTCGGCTAAAGGACTGGGGCTGCAGGACAGCAATTAATCCTGAAAGTTGCGCAGCAAGGCATGGCTTTTGACCAGCAGCGCAAGCCCGGAAGTTTCCTAGTCCAGCTATAGCTTTCTCACGGGATTTGGGTCCGCGACTACTCGTGGGTGTTTCCAAGGCAGGCAAGGCGACCTCATCCCCGCCCGGACTTAAATTCGGCGCCACCAATGCATGAATATTTATGTTTCGGAGCGCCCAATGGCGGAGGGCGGAGCACTCCCAATCAGTGCCCCCCAAAGCAGCCTTCCCCCAATCGGTCCTCCCCTAGGCAGAATCCCTTAGGGCAAACGGAATCCGGCGCCAACTCCACCATTGGAATCCAGATCTGCCTTAATTACCTGCCACGCGGTGCCCGCGGTGGGCGCGTGCAGTGGCCCCTGCAGAGGCGTGCGGCAGGACGGCAGATTGAACATGCCGCCGTTGACGATGCCAACAAGGCGGCCACGCGAGTACACCGGTGCGCCGGAATCACCGTAGGATCCGCACAAGTGCGAGACCAACATCGGACCATTAATAGCAACCATCGGGCCACAGCTAGTGCCCGTGCTGATGCCTGTCTTGCAGATTCGTTCTCCGGTAGCTGGCACGTAGCCACCCAGCCGATTGATTGCTACTCGGCCATAGTTTCGGGTGAGCTGCACATCACGGTTGAACTTAATGACGCTGACGTCCGCGTACCCACTGCGCACTACTGTGCCGATACGCCCGGCCTTGCTGTTATCTAGGGAGACCACAGGAGCACCGGGGCCACCACAGTGGGCCGCAGTGATTCCTACTTTGTTGCCGTGCTTATCGGTTCCGGCGACTGCCAAGGTGCAAACGCTGTCCCCTACTAAGATCGGCGTGCTAGGACCAACAAGGGTTTTCGGCGCGATGGCGCGCTGCGCTGCTGGAACACCTGGAGACGTGAAGTAGTGACCATCAACCCGGTGCGGGCCGGGCTGGCCAGTTGCCTTGAGGAATCCATCAACGGCCTGGCTGGAACCGGGAACAGCGGACGCCGACGGCGTCGGGATGCCAAAAGAAAGACCTGCCACTGCAGCGAACGCGGTAGCAAGCGCTACCGTCCGCCTCGCCACGCTAGAGCGACGAAAGCGAAGTCGACGAGTGGGCAGGAGGGACGTAGTCATAGGGAACCTCAGATGGAATTGATTACTAAAGACGAACACGGGCAATGTGTTCACCTTAGCTGTTTCACACCTGTTTCAGTAGCGCTCAGGAATAACAGTTTGGACAAATTTTCCTGAGCAACCTAGAAGGACCAATACGCGATCAGAATCCCACGCCTACTTCAGTACCGTGACCGTACCGTTCGGATTGACCTTGACCTTAGCGTTCATAGCGGCAGCCAAGTTTAGGCGATGCCATGATCCACTTCGGGATTGATCATCGAGAGGATAACCGGATGGAATGGCCGTCTGGCGCAAAATGGACGCACGCTGGGCGTAGGTGAGTTTCGGGAATTTCGCCTTCAGCAGCCCTGGCGCAGCCTGAGGAACAATCATCGGCGCATCCTTGCGCGCAACTTGCTTGAAGCCCATGGTCATGCGATCGGTGTACTCCCGAACGGCCTGATCAGTAGATCGATATGCCTTATCCTTGGCGACCACTTGGGAGAGCGGGCGGCCAGCGCGCCACTCCAGCTCGGCGCGGAGCTCCGCCGCTGCCTGCTTAATTGCAGATTGCATCTTGGGATCGTTCCAACGGTCAGCTGCAGCCGCCGTGCCTGTCATACGACCACCGATGACATCCAGCGGGTAGTGCACGCCCATAACCATGCGGTTGTAACCCGCTTCGGAACCGCGAGCCAGGATCTGTGGGGCCAACTCTGGCAACTGCATTGCCAACAACGTGGTTACCCAGGTGGCTTGGTTGGTGTGGCCGGATGGAAACGCCTTGGACTTACCGTAGAAGTTACGCGGACCGGACTGATACTTCTTGATTCGCTTTGGCGCCACAACGAATGGGCGCTCATAGCCAAAGTATTCCTTTTCCACGAAGGTAGACGAAGCGATTCCGCCCGCACGGGCGAGGTAGCCATTACCGAGCAAGTAGGTCGTCTTTGGCAGGCGATTTTCACGCAACGCCGCCCGGAAGTACCCACCGAGTTCCGCTCCGAGAGAATCCGAAAACGCGTTCAAGACTCCCGCCTGGTCAGCTGCCGCATCTTTTTGCGCACGCTTAATCAGTGCCGGGTTGTTCGCCGCCGCATTATTGATACGAACCGTGGTTTCCAGATTCTGCTTCATCACATCTGGCCGGT
Coding sequences within it:
- a CDS encoding M23 family metallopeptidase, whose amino-acid sequence is MRSSLDARPVGAHRKVDNSAKRRVAMVAVAASAVTSAGAAGATAGAQQSSEKKDIALATDTTVLAQNDSTAVGSLGADSDAPQILEVAQDKQISGLSSQLDSALRYTQQRMAADAAARAPKVAKPAEGSLTSPFGPRWGTMHNGVDIANAIGTPILAVEDGTVIDSGPASGFGNWIRIKHEDGTITVYGHMSTLDVKVGETVKAGQKIAGMGSEGFSTGSHLHFEVHPNGGGPIDPQPWLAQRGINL
- a CDS encoding UvrD-helicase domain-containing protein yields the protein MNHNPLDPANPWGSGEPVDSPFGGATPAESPFVPRQAPEQPARGASKNLLEGLNPQQEEAVLHRGGPLLIVAGAGSGKTSVLTRRIAHLLQTGVAPWQVLAITFTNKAAGEMRERVVDLVGPQAEKMWVSTFHSMCVRILRANANLVPGLNTNFTIYDSDDSKRLITMVIKDAGMDLKEFAPRSVLSVISNWKNELVGPEAALAEAQADSNPHTINIATLYATYQRRLRAANAVDFDDLIGEVVGILRSNPAVTEHYRRRFRHVLVDEYQDTNHAQYVLVSTLVGTGEEAGELCVVGDADQSIYAFRGATIRNIEEFERDYPNATTILLEQNYRSTQTILTAANRVIERNQGRREKKLWTDLGDGERIGGYVADNEHDEANFVVEQIDDLVDNHGYSYSDIAVMYRTNSASRAIEDVLVRSGLPYKVVGGTRFYERREIRDIVAYLKVIDNPNDTVALRRIINTPRRGIGDRAIAQVTVHTEAQGIGFADALVDAAQGRVPLLSGRGKNAIAGFLELMEALRAEAEASELKASDGSGLDVRDLGRIVGTVLDMTGYKAELEKSNDPQDGTRLDNLNELISVGHEFSQEAANQRAYIEWSEAEQQLAEGEAPVGSIQAFLERVSLVADADQIPVDQQNMVTLMTLHTAKGLEFPVVFLTGWEDGQFPHMRALGDPRELNEERRLAYVGITRAKQRLFLSRAITRSGWGQPVNNPPSRFLSEVPDELVEWIREEPSWGGSSSAWNGSTDWSGGGWSSGSSSSWSGGKGTSSSWNASGSSSSYSATSHSAKQSGRLSGRRRPTAPVRNKNNADLHLEVGDKVNHDKYGLGTVKSVDGSGPRTTVMIDFGSSGTVRLMLFGGVPMEKL
- a CDS encoding chorismate mutase, which gives rise to MTDNEFRVRMPSGTDDPLSDSEIQSYRDEINRLDALIIDSIKRRSEVSQAIGKTRLGSGGTKLVYTREVAIINQFREEFGREGVEIAKALLQLGRGRLG
- a CDS encoding S1 family peptidase; this encodes MTTSLLPTRRLRFRRSSVARRTVALATAFAAVAGLSFGIPTPSASAVPGSSQAVDGFLKATGQPGPHRVDGHYFTSPGVPAAQRAIAPKTLVGPSTPILVGDSVCTLAVAGTDKHGNKVGITAAHCGGPGAPVVSLDNSKAGRIGTVVRSGYADVSVIKFNRDVQLTRNYGRVAINRLGGYVPATGERICKTGISTGTSCGPMVAINGPMLVSHLCGSYGDSGAPVYSRGRLVGIVNGGMFNLPSCRTPLQGPLHAPTAGTAWQVIKADLDSNGGVGAGFRLP
- a CDS encoding acid phosphatase, with the translated sequence MKKIRRSFGAALLTVSVASPLVVAPAEAAPFGQMPAVAGSEAMPGYPAPVKHRGAPVPRPFGPEYLGGYVSDVSSHPYGVYLDVIRGFEGLRKNRPDVMKQNLETTVRINNAAANNPALIKRAQKDAAADQAGVLNAFSDSLGAELGGYFRAALRENRLPKTTYLLGNGYLARAGGIASSTFVEKEYFGYERPFVVAPKRIKKYQSGPRNFYGKSKAFPSGHTNQATWVTTLLAMQLPELAPQILARGSEAGYNRMVMGVHYPLDVIGGRMTGTAAAADRWNDPKMQSAIKQAAAELRAELEWRAGRPLSQVVAKDKAYRSTDQAVREYTDRMTMGFKQVARKDAPMIVPQAAPGLLKAKFPKLTYAQRASILRQTAIPSGYPLDDQSRSGSWHRLNLAAAMNAKVKVNPNGTVTVLK